The nucleotide window GCAAAAACATCTGGAGGCCACTCTAGGTATTTTTCCCATTTATCCGTGTCAAATTCGAAATGGCGCAAGAACGCTGAACAGTTTTTGACTTGTTCTTCGGTTTCAGAACCTTCCACAAATAGAATGTAAAGGCACAATAAGCACCATGTAAAAAAAGCAGATCATTCGTATTCTGTTGTGAAAAGTCGCATGCAGGAACCCACAGCTCGCACATCCTCTTTGGTTATCGGTCATTGGTAGCGGAAGTTGCGTGGAGAAAATTATTTTTCTTGGGAGCAAGCGCGTGCTGGCGCAGCGCGAGCATTTCAATAAAAAAACCCAGAAAAACCCTCGTCTGGGCTTGGTTCTTAGGATGCTTTGGGTATACTGATCGCATGCACAGTTCCGCGACAAAAATGGTTGAAGATATTGATGAAATTGGCGAGGAGATTGGGCTTTTGGCAGCCCAGATTTCGCTTGCGACGCATCGGCTGCTCTTGCTGATTCGGGCTTTTGATGAGGGCGGTGGGCCGCGCAGACAAGGGGCTTTAAGTTGTGCGCATTGGCTGAGTTGGCGCATCGGCATGAGTTTGGGTGCGGCGCGTGAGCATGTGCGAGTGGCGCATGCGCTGGCAGAGCTCCCAAGGGTTGATGCGCAGATGCGTGAGGGCAAGCTGAGCTACTCCAAGGTAAGAGCGATTACGCGGGTGGCAACTCCTGCAAACGAAGCGCGGCTTGTGGCGCTTGCGCTTGATAGCAGCGCATCGCAGCTTGAGAAGATTTGCCGGCAGTATCGCAAATTACAAAACCTTGAAGAGGCCACAGAGCAAGGCAAGATGGAGCGTTACCTGCGACATTGGGAAACCGAAGAGGGCATGGTGCGTTTTGAGGTGCAGCTACCTAAAGACGAAACGCTGGTGCTGCTCAAGGCGCTGCAAGCAGCGCAAAGTGAGGCGAAAGAAACCGGAAGTGACGTTTCCGCGGGAAGGTCTGAAGAGCGCTCGCAAGAAATCTCCGCGGAGACGCCCTCTCCGGCCCCCTCTACTGATAAAAGCGATGCGCTGCTTATGATTGCCGAGAGTTTTCTGACGCACGGGGCTGCTGCACGGCCTGCGGCCGAGCAAACGCAGCTTTATGTGCACTTGAAACAGGATGTGCTGGCCGAGGACAATGGTTGGAATGCCCAACTTGAGGATGGTTCACGGCTTGCTCCAGAGACCTTTCGGCGTTTGTGTTGCGATAGCTCATTGGTAGCGGTCAAAGAAGATGAGCGCGGCCATGTGCTTGATATTGGGCGAAAGACCCGAACGATTCCCCCGGCCATCTCTCGGGCGCTAAGGTTGCGCGACCAAGGCTGCCGTTTTCCTGGATGCACGCACACCAAGTTTTTGCATGCGCATCACATCAAACATTGGGCGCATGGGGGCGAGACCAAGCTTGATAACTTGATATTGCTTTGCACGAAACATCATCGCGCTGTGCATGAAGACGGCTTTAGCCTGCGCAAACACCAAAGCGGCTGGAGTTTTTATGCGCCTGAAGGCAAGGCTCTTTTAGCGACACTCGTGTTCCCGCGGGAACGCCTCACGCTGGTAAAAGCACAAGCAGTGCCTGAACATGCTGAAAGCCTGGTTCCCGAAAATTATCAACATCGTCCCGATTATTGTGCTGCAGCGCAGAGTGTTTGAGACCAATTTTGATAAAGACCAGGAAGTAACGGAACCGAACGCCAACTTTAGACACTCATCATCAAGCCATTGACCATGTACTCGCACAAGGTCCGTTCTATGGCATACTGTTTGTATTGTTCTGAAAGGGGAGATGATAAATGAGAAAATTCAATTGGGTGTTGTTTGCGTTACTGTTGATGATTTCCAGCACGGCATTTGCGGAAAACACGCTCACCAATCAAGATGAAAAAGTGTATCGTTACACGATTACCTGTGGCGAAAACAGTGCCAGCGAACGCATCAAGCCGAGGATGAAAACCACCATCTATAGTGGCGATACCTGCACACTCAAGGTGGTTGGGGTTGGCAGCCACACGATCACCAACAATCAAGAATGCTTAATCAAGGGCAAGTCGCTTACATGCAAAAGCAAAGTTAAGTAGAGCTCCGGAGCAGGGGACGACTATACGCTTAAGGTAAAGGGCGCGGGATCTTGGAAGTTCATGCGGCGGCCGGTTTTGGGGTGTTCGAACTCGAGTTCGTAGGCGTGGAGCATTACGCGTGAAGCTGGGATAAGCTCACCGACGTAGTCGCGGATGTAAAACGCGCTCACCAACAAGAGGATGGCCACGTTCACTTAGATGAATTAAATTTGGTGCTGTCTACCAGTCTCAAGCCGTATACGCACAAGCGATACTGGACCATGCGGTGTAGCTTCTTCAACGATAGTAAGCGCTCGGCGCGCGCCTTCAGGAGGCCCTCCGCGGGCGCGCCTAAAGTGTCCGTGCGATCCACGCAGACCATCACCTCGGTTTGGCAAAATCCAAGATTCAATGCGTTCTTTCTTTGGCGTACCTTGCACCCATGCGTAGTAACGCCGCACCACGCTATGCACCCTAAACTGTTGCTGCAAATGTCGCTTTGCACTAAGCGTGCGCGCAAAAACCAAAATCCCACTGGTCTCTTTGTCAAGACGTTGCACCACACCGAGCATGGGATCGTAGCCCCGCTCTTGTTTGGATGAAAGCTTGCGCAGCGCAACGCGCGTCTGATCCACCAAGGTATCCCGATCTGTTTTCTCATAAGGGACGGTCAGAACATGAGGCGCTTTGTGCACTACGACAACATCACGATCCACATAGAGAATAGACTCTTTGGCGAGAGTGCCGCGCCGAGGTATTCTGGCAGAAGCGTGCACAACGATGCTTTGATCTGCACTCAAACGATAGTCTGGATTGGTGCATAAACGTCCGTCCACCTCAACGCGTCCTCGTTCAACGCATTCACGCGCTTGCTTCCAAGTCTGCACAATTTTCTGCGAACGAAGCCACGCCGCCAGCGTACCACCGGCGTCTTCAGCGCTTGTTACGATCGCTTCATTCTTAGTTTTCGTATTCATACAAATGCCACTTTAGCACTCTACACCACTTTGCTTCGTGTTGGATGTGTTCTGATCAGCGAGCAAGCCTTTACAAATGCAGCTGTTTTTTGCACGGTGTTTCTTTCCATGACTGAAAAAAAATCAAAAAGCTCCAAAGCAAAGGTACGCCGTTGGGAATT belongs to Myxococcales bacterium and includes:
- a CDS encoding DUF222 domain-containing protein — encoded protein: MHSSATKMVEDIDEIGEEIGLLAAQISLATHRLLLLIRAFDEGGGPRRQGALSCAHWLSWRIGMSLGAAREHVRVAHALAELPRVDAQMREGKLSYSKVRAITRVATPANEARLVALALDSSASQLEKICRQYRKLQNLEEATEQGKMERYLRHWETEEGMVRFEVQLPKDETLVLLKALQAAQSEAKETGSDVSAGRSEERSQEISAETPSPAPSTDKSDALLMIAESFLTHGAAARPAAEQTQLYVHLKQDVLAEDNGWNAQLEDGSRLAPETFRRLCCDSSLVAVKEDERGHVLDIGRKTRTIPPAISRALRLRDQGCRFPGCTHTKFLHAHHIKHWAHGGETKLDNLILLCTKHHRAVHEDGFSLRKHQSGWSFYAPEGKALLATLVFPRERLTLVKAQAVPEHAESLVPENYQHRPDYCAAAQSV